The following are encoded together in the Chloroflexota bacterium genome:
- a CDS encoding Lrp/AsnC family transcriptional regulator: MAHARSRAPAQRSGDEISELDKRIIEHLQQDGRRPFTQIAAELGVSEAAVRARTNRLVERGILQIVGVTDPLKLGFHQQAMIGIRCERDKLIEVAEAVAAFPEVDYVVITAGSYDLLIETVCEDNNALLTFLTERLRRVDGVRDTETFVYLRMVKQTYQWGTR, encoded by the coding sequence ATGGCCCACGCACGGAGCCGCGCCCCTGCCCAGCGCTCGGGTGACGAGATCTCCGAGCTCGACAAGCGGATCATCGAGCACCTCCAGCAGGACGGGCGCCGGCCGTTCACCCAGATCGCCGCCGAGCTCGGCGTGAGCGAAGCGGCCGTCCGGGCCCGGACGAACCGGCTCGTCGAACGCGGCATCCTCCAGATCGTCGGCGTCACCGATCCGCTCAAGCTCGGCTTCCACCAGCAGGCGATGATCGGGATCCGCTGCGAGCGGGACAAGCTCATCGAGGTCGCCGAGGCGGTGGCCGCCTTCCCGGAGGTCGACTATGTCGTCATCACCGCAGGCTCGTACGACCTCCTCATCGAGACCGTGTGCGAGGACAACAACGCCCTCCTCACTTTCCTCACAGAGCGCCTCCGTCGGGTCGACGGCGTCCGCGACACGGAAACCTTCGTCTACCTCCGGATGGTGAAGCAGACCTATCAGTGGGGGACCCGCTGA
- a CDS encoding GGDEF domain-containing protein, translating into MRPQGPNVLVGPLLALLVVAVVANLGLMVVVVAPNVRGRPLPFVGPEAERDPIEPVERVAAILPDGGIASTTDGAVDGVPTATYDRVVRIVSFLFILSTSVIVAVTGLWPDTEPAVLVLLAIAGVFVVAIHDIMPARILGPARFVTEGSVAITLVTLLVSLTGRETSPFFFAFPLIVVGAALVIEARSTVALAAAAMIGFLAAVGIRPAGDPLSQAAIATVGVDCAAIILLAYVAVVIAREQRRSREAAIRLSAIDSLTGLYNRTFFFAALDREIQRSARSDRGFCLLMMDLDGLKATNDRYGHFHGDRALRVVGETIRANVRRIDTAARYGGDEFVAVLPETDPTGAFIVAEKIRRNVAARSVAGPGLEIRTSLSIGVVLFPDDGRTVDELMIAADQAMYRSKRQGRNRVLGSDRVTAATGVGVMAEPVGGTIGDPM; encoded by the coding sequence ATGCGCCCTCAAGGACCGAACGTGCTCGTCGGACCGCTCCTCGCGCTGCTCGTCGTCGCCGTGGTCGCCAACCTCGGCCTCATGGTCGTCGTCGTCGCTCCCAACGTCCGGGGACGGCCGTTGCCGTTCGTCGGGCCCGAGGCCGAACGCGACCCGATCGAACCGGTCGAGCGCGTCGCGGCCATCCTCCCGGACGGCGGCATCGCGTCCACCACGGATGGCGCCGTCGACGGCGTCCCGACCGCGACCTACGACCGGGTCGTGCGGATCGTCAGCTTCCTGTTCATCCTTTCGACGTCGGTCATCGTCGCCGTGACGGGCCTGTGGCCGGATACCGAGCCGGCTGTCCTCGTCCTCCTCGCGATCGCGGGCGTGTTCGTCGTCGCGATCCACGACATCATGCCGGCCCGAATCCTCGGCCCGGCTCGCTTCGTCACCGAGGGGTCCGTCGCGATCACCCTCGTGACCCTCCTCGTGTCTCTCACCGGACGAGAGACGAGCCCCTTCTTCTTTGCCTTCCCGCTCATCGTCGTCGGCGCCGCCCTCGTCATCGAGGCACGATCCACGGTCGCCCTCGCGGCCGCGGCGATGATCGGCTTCCTCGCCGCAGTCGGGATCCGCCCCGCGGGCGATCCCCTCTCGCAGGCCGCCATCGCGACGGTCGGCGTCGACTGCGCCGCGATCATCCTCCTTGCCTACGTCGCCGTCGTCATCGCCCGCGAACAGCGACGATCGCGCGAGGCGGCCATCCGCCTGTCCGCGATCGACTCGCTCACCGGCCTGTACAACCGGACGTTCTTCTTCGCAGCCCTCGACCGTGAGATCCAGCGGAGCGCCCGCTCCGACCGGGGGTTTTGCCTCCTCATGATGGACCTCGACGGACTCAAGGCGACGAACGACCGGTACGGGCACTTCCACGGCGATCGCGCCCTCCGTGTCGTCGGCGAGACGATCCGGGCGAACGTGCGGCGGATCGACACGGCCGCTCGCTACGGCGGCGACGAGTTCGTCGCGGTGCTGCCGGAGACGGATCCCACCGGGGCCTTCATCGTCGCCGAGAAGATCCGACGGAACGTCGCGGCGCGCTCGGTCGCCGGACCCGGGCTGGAGATACGGACGTCGCTCTCCATCGGGGTCGTCCTCTTTCCGGACGACGGCCGGACCGTGGATGAGTTGATGATCGCGGCCGATCAGGCGATGTACCGCTCGAAACGCCAGGGCAGGAACCGGGTGCTCGGGTCGGATCGGGTGACCGCGGCCACCGGCGTCGGAGTCATGGCCGAGCCGGTCGGCGGGACGATCGGCGACCCGATGTAG
- a CDS encoding PLP-dependent transferase, translated as MHGFSTRAIRAATRAPHVEQQPNSVPIYQSATFSAADADELGEVASGRRPGYAYARIANPTDAALEAAIAEIHQAEDAEVFASGMAAIHAAIVSLVSAGDRIVCTRAVYGSTRSLLQNVVGRFGVTIDFVDATDLAAVETTLRAAPTRILYVETIANPTIVVTDIEALARLAHRHGAALVVDNTFASAYLCRPLALGADLVAESATKFMSGHSDVLGGVVVGDRARIRQVRALQVDTGATLAPFAAFLILRGLATLAVRMDRHTASATTLAAWLEGRPGVERVYHPSLASHPQADVCRRQLSAAGGMLAFELAGGRVAGRAFIDALTIPERTASLGSVHTIVAHPPSTTHRQLSDVELAETGIAPGLLRCSVGLEDVPDLCDDFAVALEAAAAAARTAGFVAGEGPAGTGDPAVGPVAALRP; from the coding sequence ATGCACGGCTTCTCCACCCGCGCGATCCGCGCGGCGACCCGCGCCCCCCACGTCGAGCAGCAGCCCAACTCCGTCCCGATCTACCAGTCCGCCACGTTCAGCGCCGCGGACGCGGACGAGCTCGGCGAGGTCGCCTCCGGCCGCCGGCCGGGTTATGCGTACGCCCGGATCGCGAACCCCACGGACGCTGCCCTCGAGGCGGCGATCGCGGAGATCCACCAGGCCGAGGACGCGGAGGTCTTCGCGAGCGGGATGGCTGCCATCCACGCTGCGATCGTCTCGCTCGTCTCGGCCGGCGACCGGATCGTCTGCACCCGGGCGGTCTATGGCTCCACCCGCTCGTTGCTGCAGAACGTCGTCGGGCGATTCGGGGTGACGATCGACTTCGTCGACGCGACGGACCTCGCGGCGGTCGAGACGACGCTGCGGGCGGCGCCGACACGCATCCTCTACGTGGAGACGATCGCCAACCCGACGATCGTCGTCACGGACATCGAGGCGCTCGCCCGTCTCGCCCATCGCCACGGCGCCGCGCTCGTCGTCGACAACACGTTCGCCTCCGCGTACCTCTGCCGGCCGCTCGCCCTCGGCGCAGACCTCGTCGCCGAGTCGGCCACGAAGTTCATGAGCGGCCACTCGGATGTGCTCGGGGGTGTCGTCGTCGGCGACCGGGCCCGAATCCGGCAGGTCCGCGCGCTGCAGGTGGATACCGGGGCGACCCTCGCCCCGTTCGCGGCCTTCCTCATCCTCCGCGGGCTTGCGACACTGGCGGTCCGCATGGATCGCCACACCGCCTCGGCCACGACCCTCGCGGCCTGGCTCGAGGGGCGCCCGGGAGTCGAACGCGTGTATCACCCCTCCCTGGCGAGTCATCCCCAGGCGGACGTCTGCCGGCGCCAGCTCAGCGCCGCCGGCGGGATGCTCGCCTTCGAGCTCGCCGGCGGTCGGGTGGCCGGCCGGGCGTTCATCGACGCGCTGACCATCCCGGAGCGGACCGCGTCGCTCGGGAGCGTCCACACGATCGTGGCCCACCCACCCTCCACGACCCACCGTCAGCTCTCGGACGTCGAGCTCGCCGAGACGGGCATCGCGCCCGGCCTGCTTCGCTGTTCCGTGGGGCTGGAGGACGTCCCGGACCTGTGTGACGATTTCGCGGTCGCGCTCGAGGCTGCGGCAGCCGCGGCCCGGACCGCCGGCTTCGTCGCTGGCGAGGGACCGGCGGGGACCGGCGACCCGGCCGTCGGGCCGGTCGCGGCACTCCGACCCTAG